The sequence GCCCTTGTTTAAAAATGTTTGGCAAAGTTAATGATATATGCACCAAAATATTACAGTCAGTCTGATATGATAGTATTTTTCAGCTATTGTCATAATTATtgtgttgatattttttttgtaggGAAAAGAGTTGTTTTATAGAATCATAAGGATGGGATTTGAGGACATATACGTGTCAAGCCCCGGTTCGTTCCATGAAAAATATGGGAAAGAGTATTTTGCATGCACTGGACCTGCTTCTATTCTAGTACCTGTAATTGTTAAACCTGGTGAAGATTGGAGAGGAGCTCAGGTCATTGAGCATGATAATTTGTAATTACATTTCAAATttttacatataataagttttgTTTATATGAAAATATTGATTGTTCATATGATGACCTCTTCAACTTTTGCAACTCTTCTTGCACATTGTCCATAATCACTAGTATAAAACTCTACATAGCACTCTAATAATTATGAGATAAATTGTctcaaattttcatatttaacagtgagaagagaacaaaaaagattgtttatctTGCTAGCAATCTTCAAGACTGATTCTCTTGATTGCTCTAGATACAACTATAAGATTTAAAGCCATGCTGACTAAGGTTATTTTCAATACTGATTTTGATAGATTGTTGATGAGTCTTACCTTCATTTATGCCCCCATTTTGAGCTTAATgtattgtataaaaaaaaagtctCCCATCTGACCGAATGAGAAAGAGTTCTTTATGCGAGAACCTTCGATTGGTGGAAGCCAATCTATGAAGATTCTCACTTTTTCATACGAGCAATTCCCCTCTAATGGGGTGTTTGTTATGCGGGGTTGGGTTCATTTTAGTCAAGGATTTATGTTTGTGTCACTTTTGTTTTTGGGATAATCTCAAACTCTTTAAACACTAATGGAACTGCAAAGAATGAATATAACAGTAAAATGAGAATCAAATCCATCATAGCAAAGATAGCTACCAATAAACTTTctgattaataatttaaatagaaGTGTCTTAAAGATACAAAGACCTTTTTCTTAATCCTAAACTAAAAATCTTGAGAGAGATTTTTGTAATCTGGAACTTAATAATCTGCTGCTCCTAATCCTAATTAAAGAAAGTTTTACTAAGTTGGAACAAGATAATGTGCATCAAATTCATTCTGCTGCTCTCTAATCCAAACCAGCAGAACAAATAGTGCCATTAACACAATTGGTAGAGCCAAAACCAACTTTAATGATAACTTCGGGCGAGTTTTCTGAACACAGAACTGAGACTGAGTTTGAATTTGATATTCAGCTTgaagttgagtttgagtttcAGCTACAGCTTCAACTTGAGGTTGAGTTCCAGCTAGAGCTGGAGCTTGATTTTCGGTCTTGTAATCCTGAGATAACTTATCAGATTCTTGCTCTGCAACATTAGCAACAATGTAATCAGTTGATGACACTGATTCAGTGTCCCCTTGTAAGTCCTCACCATTTCCTATATGGCCATAGTTTACATCTTGTGAATGTGAAGTATGATTTTGGTCAAATCTTGAAGCTGGACTCCAATCGAAATCACTCAGAGATATACTCCTGTTTCTGAGCCTTCTTATGGCTTGTTTATCACAACAATCTGAGTTCATGTGATCAGGATCTTGAAGAGATTGAACAAGCTTCCTTGGAGTTTGTAAGATCATGCTGTCAACATTAATCGAATTGTGTGACCTCTGAAGACAAAAAGAGAACACAAAAATGCCAACTTTGTTAGTGATACCTTAATTAAAACTAGAGGTGAaactgaaaattgaaaaaacaatGCAAGTGAAACTTACTAGGGGACTGTTTGTTGTGCTTCTTGATATTCCAATTCGCGAATTTCTCTGCATGAAACCAGCAAACTCATCTGAATCTCCATTGTTACCACAGCCATGATCGGTACAATGCTCAGACAATGTATTTGAGATTGAGCTTTCCCTTGCAATCTGTGAAAAAAGACCATCTTTAAGAGACACATCAACTCCTCCATTTTCTAAACTCCACAATTTTCGGTTCACACTCCTACGATCATAATCAGACATCTGAGATGATTGGATTGTTGAATTCGGTGACTCAGCCCACGATTCaacaaaggaatcaagggtcTGTGATTCTGGAGACTCTGATGCAGGAGATTGATCATCAGAGGTTGACAAGCTCCTTTGTTCTCTTCTACTATTTGAACCTGTGACTGAAGCAGGACTTTTCTCGAATTTCGAAGCTTTATCAGCTGAAATTCTCCTCGCAGTTTGCAAAGCTTCAAATGCTGCTCCTCTAACAAAAGCCATCTGATCAGACTGACACTTCTCCATCTCTTCGATTATCAATCCAAGCTCTGAACAGATACTCCATGGATCTAACCACCTCATCAAAAAGTTAATCATTTGAATCGCTGACAAACGCTTTTGGGAATTCGCCTCATCAACTCCTGCTTTCAATATCTGTAATCCAGCATGTATTAATAGTCTAGCATAAGGTTCAACAACAGCAGCATTGCGTTTCGCTAAAGTCATAACCAAACCCATGTGAGCATTTGTCTGAGTAGACTTGTCCTCCAAAGCCCCCGAAACAACCTGACAAACCTTGTTAACCATTTCATTAGAAGCAAACCGCCAATTATCAGAATCCACAAGAGCTTTCAAGCAAAGGGCAGCTCCAGAAGTGAGACTCTCTCGAGCTCCCAAAAGGGCATCCGAAAGAGGCTTGCAAAGCGAATGAATAATGCGCCTCTTCTTGTCCTCAGGAGTGGTTGGATCAATTCCATATCGAGCAATAGCTGGAACCACCTTAGAGCATGCTTGTTGGAGAGGAAAAGACCCTGCACTTGAAGTCAAGGTCTTGATAATGGTAGCCATAATGCTGTCAATCAAAGGAACTATTTTGACACCATGAACCCGAGCAAGAACTTCATACAATGAAATCGTGCATTCACCAGACAAACCGATTTCTTTAGTTTGAGAAACTTGTGCAAGGAACAATGGAATTGCCTTTGAATCCAAATCTTTCACATAAGTTTTGAGGGCTTTCATTGCTGATCTACGACTATCAGCATCTTTATCAAGATTTGCCAACTCTCTCTTTAGAATTGGACTTAAACTCCTTCCCATTGTTAACCTGAACAGCCCCAAGAAAATGGTTTAGTCAAAAAACTTGAGATCTAATTCATTTACAAATAAAGCAATTTATTTCTTTGTCATCTTCAAAAGCTGAAACAAACTTTTAATAGAGCTATTCAgcattttgaaaagaaaagaaaaatcaaatatAGAACACATTTTGAATGATTATGCTTAGAAAGTACCAAAAAAAATCAGATTTTGgacaaaaaatacatttatccTACAAATGTTATAAACTGTAAAGCCCAATGCATTttcccaaaaaagaaaaaaaaacattgttGCATAAACCAAGATTGCTTATATCGTTAACCACATCATCAATCCAATAGATTCGGATTAAAAAaggcagaaaaaaaaaattaaaaattcaatctttTCATGAAAATCTCAAGCGAAATTTATAGCATTTCAACAAAAATTAGCATCTGGGTATTTTGGATCTTGGAATTAAACGacataaaaaatgaaaacaaataaaacCCAATAAAATAGTGATGAAGGAATTGAGCTTAAaagataaaaaacaaaaaaaaataccttcAAAGCTCTGTTTTTTACTTCagattcctcttcttcttcttcttcttcttctcaagaca is a genomic window of Cannabis sativa cultivar Pink pepper isolate KNU-18-1 chromosome 9, ASM2916894v1, whole genome shotgun sequence containing:
- the LOC115723284 gene encoding protein SINE1, with the protein product MGRSLSPILKRELANLDKDADSRRSAMKALKTYVKDLDSKAIPLFLAQVSQTKEIGLSGECTISLYEVLARVHGVKIVPLIDSIMATIIKTLTSSAGSFPLQQACSKVVPAIARYGIDPTTPEDKKRRIIHSLCKPLSDALLGARESLTSGAALCLKALVDSDNWRFASNEMVNKVCQVVSGALEDKSTQTNAHMGLVMTLAKRNAAVVEPYARLLIHAGLQILKAGVDEANSQKRLSAIQMINFLMRWLDPWSICSELGLIIEEMEKCQSDQMAFVRGAAFEALQTARRISADKASKFEKSPASVTGSNSRREQRSLSTSDDQSPASESPESQTLDSFVESWAESPNSTIQSSQMSDYDRRSVNRKLWSLENGGVDVSLKDGLFSQIARESSISNTLSEHCTDHGCGNNGDSDEFAGFMQRNSRIGISRSTTNSPLRSHNSINVDSMILQTPRKLVQSLQDPDHMNSDCCDKQAIRRLRNRSISLSDFDWSPASRFDQNHTSHSQDVNYGHIGNGEDLQGDTESVSSTDYIVANVAEQESDKLSQDYKTENQAPALAGTQPQVEAVAETQTQLQAEYQIQTQSQFCVQKTRPKLSLKLVLALPIVLMALFVLLVWIREQQNEFDAHYLVPT